gacacgtggcactcccattgggtgtccaagtcagcaaaattttatttaaaaacgtgcccatgttatttttgaaaagaaatgaaaggcgatgccctgaattgacacgttttaaaggttgtgttatttttgaaaattcgtgtaaaggtggtgattttatatgtaattaacccttatttatagaacatgttttaaaatgttgatttggagataaatttattttaaataaccgtCAATCTCGTGCTAAGTAAGGCGAGGTATGACAATTGGCTTAGAGGATTCGGCCAAGGCATTAGTAATTGTGAAAATTGGATAGTAAGGCGTGAGTATATATTACTTACCcgtattatcgtattaaaagttatttgagaTAAATTATATGATTAGAAAGAAATGCATTgcataaaatatttgtattgaattgtattaatttatttatttgaattgaattgtATCAAATGAATAATATAGATTGATCGTATCGAATTGTTGTATTGAATTGGATTGAATATATTGAATTGGTTATATTGAAATTGTTTGTATTGGATTGGATtgaataaattagattaaacaATATTTGAATTGGATTGTATTGTTTTGCTTATTTGACGATTATTTGCAAAACGTGAATTTGTGTACGATTCGAATTGGTTTTGTGATCACATAGTCAAGTCAGTCTTAGACGATAGAAATAGATCGAAATAGACTAACTTATATCGTGATAGACatgaggttgaactcggtagaattatctcgggacgTGTGTCTAGggagttgaactcggtggaactatcccgacACTCACCTTGAATCGAATGGATTTGAGTGTGATACGAGTTGAACTTggtggaattatcccgggactgtaTCACTAGGtataggttgaactcggttaaaCTCTCCCGAGATCTTACCTAAAAGGACACGAGAAAGTAGTACTCTCGATAAGCCTAAGAAGATGCATAGGTTAAGAATTGTCCAGGATTAAGATTATGATCTGATCAAATTGTTTGCCAAAATGAATTGATTGAAATTGATGTGATTGTATAATTGTAAAATgtgatgcttattttgataatatgttaagtaacatatatctcactcagcttaaagCTGACCCCGttgatttaaatgttttttaggTTCCTAGACTCTTGAGTTGGCTAGAAGTCTGTCTTTTGACTAGAAGTCAATTTTGCATGTATAATTGCTGCAATAGTGTAATGTCTGACCAGTGTCGTCGCCTAGCACAGCAACATGTTTTTACATTGTTTATAGTTGCAGTCAGTATGTATATATTTGTTTGGCTATGATTGTCGTATTTTATACCACGGAGGTAGATACCCGTGATGTGACCTTAACAGTAGTAGTATAtgccgggctagtacgtacggGATACAGAAATGATAAGCCCGAAGTAATGTTTTACTAGTGTATATGAATGTATGTTTGTATAAATGCTTCCGTTTGTAAGGTTAGTGTATGATTGTTATTTGCAAAAAAGTTTTAGTGAATtttaggtttgctacgggtttcagaactaTCATTCCTATTCCCTAATGCCAATCTCGACTCGAGAATTCAGGTTGTGACAGGTAATGACCAATCAAGGTCTACAAAAAAACACGAAACCACAAAACACCCACTACAACAGTTACCCCCCATTAGAAGTACTCAAAAACCCGAAACCCTCCGACAGAAACGGCATATTAGGCTCCGCCGTAGCCAAATACTGAGAAGAAAATGGTGATGGGAAACCCAGGGACAGCGGAGGAAGGCTGAGATAACTAACAGGAACGGAAGCAGCAGGAGGAACAGACATTGGTAAACAAGCAGGAGGTGGAACGGCTTGAGCCTGCTTATGCTCCGCCATCAAGCGCTGAGCTTCTTCCTTCGACACATGGCCATCGACAGCAAGGAAAGAGGTATCGCCACCAGGATGTAGAGCCAAGTAGTTGTCACAGATATCCCTCCGATGCAACCGAGAAACAAGGAAATCAGAATCCTCTATACTCTCCGCCGCAGCATGATCAGCCTTAACCCGACTAAGTTCGGCGCGAAGATTGATGTTCTCCTTTCGTTGAAGGTCTTGTTCAATCAAAGCCTCCTTCGCTTGCAAAGCGGCAAACTTGAGATCCGCCTGCTCAGCCACCAATTCGCATTTCTTGGCAACATAACGCTGTTGGGCAACGCACACACCATCGACAGGAAACCCTTGACAAATAGAATCGTACATATCATTGTCCTCCAGGCGATGATAAAGGGAAGGAGGCTCCATCATCCCGATAAAGTCACGAATCTGGTGAAGAATACCCAAATCATGGCGACAGCTACCAACTGGGAGCTGGAACGACAACCATGTCCTCTTCATCAGCCGGAGGAGAGGAAGAAGCGAAAGCAGCCGGAGGATCCAAAAGGGCAGTACAAACCCCAGTCCAAGATAGAGGAGCGGACACCAAAAGGACCGATGCAGCCTCGCTACGAGGAGACGATGTGTACATAACTGCGGGCGAACCTCCGGAAGAAGCGGGAAGAGTAACTCCAATCAACATTAGAGAAGAGGAAGGAGGGATAGACGCAGAGGGGAGGGGCATGGTCTCAGCCTTCTTCCTAAGAGGAAGCTCTGAATCATCATTCCGCGAACGCTTCAGAGGAACCACGACATGCTCAGCCAGAAGAGGAGCAGACAGACCAGGAGAGCAACCTATCAAAACGTAAAAATAATGAGCAAAAATATATAAGATACCAACAAATAATAGAAGaaaggaagaaaaagaaagaaaactcGCCAGTGGTATGAGTAACAGCCGGAAGAGAAGCGGTCACTGGAGCGGCACGTCTCCATAAATACTCGCTAATGAAATCACCATAAGATCGGGACCTCTCAGCATAAGTAACCCCGATACGCCCCATCAGAGAATTCTTCTCTGGCGATACATCCATAGGATCGCGAGGATTAATATGTTAACGCCAGGCTGCAGGACCAAAAGAGCGGATCGGATgcgaaataataaaaaaattgcccTTCCACCTCTTCAGAGAGTCCAGGAGATCGCTAAACATCTTCAGCCCAAAACGAAAGCCTTAAGTGATGAACGATAACTCTTTACGACGATACAAAGAGTTCATCCAATAGTGAATACGGTTAAGAGTCAGTCGTTCACCATGAAGACGGTGGAGTGATTTCAAACAAATGAAGTGGCGGATAGCATTAGCATGACAAAGCAATACCTCAATTATCCAAAAAGCGGCGCAACAACGTGTCCAGCGGAAAGCGGAGACCAGCCAACAAACACAAATGAACGACTAGGGCGAAGACGTGAATTCGCAAACTGGCCATCGGCGGGGAGATCCATGAGATAATCATCAAGGATGCCGTAGGTCTCTCGAAGTGCAACCAACGATTCCTGAGTCGGAGAACAAGGCCACTTCTTCAAAGAAGCAACAGCCTCTGAATTACCTTCAGCCATGGTTAAggaaaaagagaagaagaaagtcAAATAGTTGAGAAAGGATCAAGTAGATAAAGAGAAAAGTAAGAAAAGCAAAGAGAATAAAAAGGGGAAGAAAAAGATAATTCAggcaaattttgaaaataaaagtgaaacgaAGCGACGGCAGAACACCAAAAGGTTCAAGACGCATTAAGTGTAGCATAACAGGCTGTCCGAAAGGCGCAAGAAAAGAGGATAAGAGAAACCGAACAGACGACTCGGCCCAATAAAGCCCACTTCACAAAATAGACATAAGTATCTAACAGGGgggattaatgatggaataaGACTACAAAGCACATGAAAAACAGAAATCCCACATCGTGCAGGAGAAATAAGGAATGCACGCTCGCCTATAAATAGATCAATCCTAAACTCTCACAAGGATCAGACATTCAGACGCCTCACTAATGTATTACTAGACCCGATAGACACATCTTTAGTCTGATTTTATATTAGAAACCACTTGTGAAATCCACGAATCTATTAGGCCTAATATTAAAGTACACTAAAACTATACCAAtagtaaattttgtaaatatttacttaacttgtggtatttttataaaaatatcaagtCAATTCCGCTATTCCAGtatttttaaatgaacaaaggatcacatTACCCCCACAACTTGGCATAAAGTTATCAAAAACGTCTAAATTGAGAAATAATGATAACTTTTACCCCGAACTTgtcaacccccccccccctttcacctaagagagtgagatatACTCTTTGGTTTTGATAGTGGTTTATTTTTTCCAAGGTGGTTTTTGAtggaaaaaggtttaaaatagtcctaaattttttaaaacatcgTAAATTAAGacctaataatttttaaaaaaataatctttttaatttaaaattttatataacaaattaacccccAAACTTCATATATACAACAAATTAATCccaaaaattttatatttttaataaaaaaaaattaattttttctattttttataaaaaaattgaatagacCCATGGGTTCgttcttcttcctcaagaacataCTTGGGTCTGTttttcttcctcaagaacagatcttcGGCgtggaggagctcctcctcgccagaaattaaaaaaaatgattgttTTGGAAAAAGGTCTAAAAAGGCCCCTAGATTAATTAggtttaaactttaatttattaatatttaaatatgattaattagagtaaattataattaattagaagcccactctccaattaggatgccacgtcagcataggggtgtttttATACCGATTTTGACAAATTTAGGGTTAAAGTGATCTGGTTTTTTCAATTTGGATGTTTTTCATACTTTGTGCGAAGTTGAaagggtaaagtgatcctttattcatttttaaatataaatatttttgtaaaatagcGTAGTTTAAAATAGTGCGCAGAAAATGGCCCCATTTGGTTAAAGAAGAGGAGGAATGGTGTTACAGAGTTGGAGTTGCGCTTCTTATCCAAATGTATTTGCTCCTCAGAAGCCCACAAACTCTAAATTCAGGTGCTTCTCCCAACTGGGCATTCCAGATGTTGTTGAGATTACTCACAACAAGCTTCTGATAGCAGCTGCTGTATCTGCTGCCATCGGCCAGCTCTCCAAGCCATTCACTTCTATACTTTTCTATGGAAAAGATTTTGACTTCAGAACTGCTTTTGGTGCTGGTGGCTTCCCTTCCACCCATTCCTCTGTAagtttttctctcttttttgaGTTATGGTTTATGTATCAACTTTTAATTGTTTGATTGCTTGTAGGCAGTTGTTGCTACTGCTACATCTCTTGCCCTTGAGAGGTAATCAGCTTCGTTGACTTTCTCGATTCGAATCGTGAGTAAATGTTGTTTTGTTGATGCTATTGCTTTGTTGCAGGGGCTTTTCGGATTCAATTTTCGGACTTACAGTCGTGTATGCTGGCCTTGTCATGTATGATGCTCAGGTCACCTTTTTCTTCTCACTAACAACTTTTACATTATGATTCCATGATGCCCTCTTCTTTGGTTTTTGTAGTAAAATATATTCTGTGGGTCTGCAGCTTAGGTTTCAGCTTGAATTGTATTAGATTTGCGGTGAAAGTTGTCGTAGAAATGTTTTTCTTCTTATGATACTTGATGAATTTGTAGAATGTGAATCAGAATTTAGGTTCTTGGTGGAAATTTATCAACTTATGTGGCCCTTGGACTTTCACTTCTTAAGTATAGTGCTCTCCGTCGGTTCCAATGGAAtgcaaattgaaaaaaatggcTCATCTGCAAGTGAGATCCTTTTGCAACTTTCTCATTGTATGAGTCACATAGTGGTACATAACTGGTACAGTAACATAAGAAAAGTTCACCATGAGTCATTTAGGATGCAACAAGATATTCTTAAGTTTTTTGCAAGCGCTGTAGGAAAGCTTGCTTTAGTTGCCATTTGCCAACAACTCATTGTTTATAACGCTTATTCTTCCGGAGACAAAATTCTGAAGttttgtttaaaaacatttgattGTTTCTATACTGGGGTCTGGTGATACTATATGAAAAACACATCCTCTAGGCATCATCGGTTTATGATTCTTTACTAGGATGCTATTGGTAGTTGCATCCATGCTGAGCCAAGTAGAAAAGTCTGCGGTTCAAGCCTGTCTTAGTTGACAAATACATCCACGCTGAACCAAATAGAAAATTCAACTGTTCAATCCGGTCTTAGTTGACGAATGCATCTATGTGGGATTTTGTTTCGAATACAAACCTAAACGAATTTTCAAGTTTCTTTTCTATACAAGAGTTCAGGGTCATAGTTCATCTCCAGGCTTTCCTTGGTGTTGCCATTTTTCACTTTCCTATCATTTATTTGCTTGTAGCTCTCAATAGCATGTTGTATTGTCTATGGAGCCTGCCTAGACAAGTGTGTTCCGGCAGCCCTTGTTGCGAGCTGTTAAGGAACTGTAGATTCAGGAACATTGATCTATGTACACGAAATTGTCTTAAAAGGGTTTAGATATTCCATGATCCCTGCATTGTTTTATGAATTCTGTGTCACTTGTTCATGCAAATCATGAATTCATGTTAGCTATCATTTTGATTTTGCTTCCATCAACACATAAATTTGCGAGAATGGAACACCTTTCAGGAAGAATAATTTCCTTCAGCAAACATCATCAACCCTACGAGGATAATGTTTCTCCTGAGGCTTTCcttttgatttaataaaattagtgaACTCCAGAATTATGTTTAATGTCTAAGTTTTGGTTCACTTGACAGCTAGACTGGCATGTTTTCGACAATTAAAACTCGTTTTTTTTCCTGTATTTTTATTCTTAACATGGCACTTAAGTAAATACGATTGAATAATGCAAGAAGTGTAGCCTATTGAAAATCTTTCATAAGCCAAAGACGAAAATTAAAGAAACTTCGGAGAAATAAGTTTGAGTGCATCTTGTGTACTTCTAACCGGGGAAACTAAACATGTTAGTAGTTCATGAGATGGTGAAATGGTTTTCCTCAGGGTCTGGGTGAGAGGGTTATACAAGAAAGTACAATTTTGGTTTTAGTTAGGTCGAGAAATGTTCGTATATTATGTCTTGGTTATTGTTCAcagaaaaaattgatatttccAGGCATAGGCAATTTGTTGAATTATGCATTTGGTATGGCTTATTCTCATGTCTTATACTCTGTTGTTGGCATCTTGATTTTCTTACCTAGATCCAACTGATACCTCCAAAGTATTGCTAACCCAAACGGATTAAACTATAAGCATTCGAACTTAATCCTATTTTGTGACTTCCAAATGATCTTAGATTTAATATGATACCCATTGTATAATAAGGCTGATATGAATTTATTCTCATTATTAGAAATCACTAATCAGAATTTAAAGATACCACAACACCCTTATTCGGTTACTCCTACGATAACCTAGGTCATTCTTAAGATCCTTGTTTTCACAAATAGAACGAAAGTTTTATTCACTGCTGGCACATGCCTTCCTCTGTACGTTCTTCGCTTGAGCACCAACTAAATGCATCTTCTTCAAACCATTGAAAGGAAATGCCCACAATTCTATACACCTGATTCTTTCTTTGAGGAACTATTTGAAACTCTTGGTATAATGTCAGCAGGTGGCAGCACACAGAGTAAAAAGATCAGTACTATTAGGGAATGGCAACTTTTGATAGGTAGTGTAGTATGAATGTACTGGCTACAGAACCTTGCTTGAACTATTCACTGGATTTTATTAATTCATGATCTAACTTATCGAAATCAGTTGCTCGAGAATGAGGATGTTTTGCATGTTTCGATTTACATGCGGAATATACCCGTAGAATGTATGCCACGGGAAACAAATggctttttctttgttttttcctGCGGGGTCGTTTAAATCCAGTACCACTAAAATCACTCTTCAAAATTCATGTCTTTTGTTGCTTGTATTGCCAGTTTCCTTCAAGCTaccaatataaaaatgaaaccaGGGAACATTTAGGTGAACTTTAATGTTTTACCATAGATTGGTGATACAATTCTCTGGTCAATTAGATAGCGCTTGTTGGCATAATTATATCTTCAATCCTGCGCCTTCAACATCTGTCTAAATCCATagttcaattttctttttgtaaCTAAATGCTTGTTCTGCTCTTTTCTATTTCTGCAATCGCGAACCGATAAGAATTGCTCTCTTTAGTGAATGTTCTTTGATTTTTGTGTTGCGGCATTTGTTGTTGGAAAATGTTGAATAAGCCTAGATTTGTTCTCTTTCTGTTAATGCATTTTTTACCATTTAACCCAAGGAAATAACCAACTAAATCTTACCTGTAAGAAGGCTCTAGCCAAGTCTTCACAGCAGAATTGATATGCTgttatttctaaaaatgtgttGCAAGTTCTATTACTTTCATGACGACAATGGTCCGAATTGAATTACTGATGCTCCATATTTTCAGGGGGTAAGAAGAGAAGTTGGGAATCATGCGAGAATGCTAAACAAAATGCAATCGaagatgcaattctattcaaaGGATGACGATGATTTGATAGTTTCGCAACGGGCAACCGCAGGGGAACAGATTGATACTTCATTGTCCAAGGGTTCAAGAAATGCACCTCTATTACTTAAATCACTCAATCAAAAGCTCATATCTTCTGTCCAAGAAGAAACAGGAAATACCTTGACAAGACCAGCTCTGCTAAAAGAATCCATTGGCCATTCTGAGGTTGAAGTCATTGCTGGTGCTTTTTTAGGTTTCTTGGTCACATTGGCAGTATATGCTACTCTATAATATCAcgccttttttttatttcatatgtCTATCTGAACCATGTTTTATATATCAGATCGGTGGCTGAACTCGATAGGCCACCGAT
This window of the Mercurialis annua linkage group LG5, ddMerAnnu1.2, whole genome shotgun sequence genome carries:
- the LOC126682632 gene encoding uncharacterized protein LOC126682632 isoform X2; protein product: MVLQSWSCASYPNVFAPQKPTNSKFRCFSQLGIPDVVEITHNKLLIAAAVSAAIGQLSKPFTSILFYGKDFDFRTAFGAGGFPSTHSSLLLLLHLLPLRVVYAGLVMYDAQGVRREVGNHARMLNKMQSKMQFYSKDDDDLIVSQRATAGEQIDTSLSKGSRNAPLLLKSLNQKLISSVQEETGNTLTRPALLKESIGHSEVEVIAGAFLGFLVTLAVYATL
- the LOC126682632 gene encoding uncharacterized protein LOC126682632 isoform X1, which encodes MVLQSWSCASYPNVFAPQKPTNSKFRCFSQLGIPDVVEITHNKLLIAAAVSAAIGQLSKPFTSILFYGKDFDFRTAFGAGGFPSTHSSAVVATATSLALERGFSDSIFGLTVVYAGLVMYDAQGVRREVGNHARMLNKMQSKMQFYSKDDDDLIVSQRATAGEQIDTSLSKGSRNAPLLLKSLNQKLISSVQEETGNTLTRPALLKESIGHSEVEVIAGAFLGFLVTLAVYATL